Proteins encoded together in one Falco peregrinus isolate bFalPer1 chromosome 2, bFalPer1.pri, whole genome shotgun sequence window:
- the RAB36 gene encoding ras-related protein Rab-36: MKSNLMHLVPPVSRDRIISQFPKWYTPEACLQFKEHFHAQVRTACQQSTGTVGLKISKVVMVGDLYVGKTSLINRFCKDNFDRDYKATIGVDFEIERFEIIGIPYNLQIWDTAGQEKFKCIASAYYRGAEVIITVFDLADIQTLDHTKQWLEDALKENEPDSSFIFLVGTKKDLVSDAVCERTELDAIRFANEMQAEYWSVSAKTGENVKEFFSRVAALAFEQSMIKELEKTAGHMTQIGAGDLIELEKKTMEISEGNAQVSLNCC; the protein is encoded by the exons ATGAAGTCCAACTTAATGCATTTGGTTCCGCCAGTGAGTAGGGACAGAATAATCTCTCAGTTTCCAAAG TGGTACACACCTGAGGCCTGTCTGCAGTTCAAAGAGCACTTTCATGCACAGGTCAGGACTGCTTGtcagcagagcactggaacagttGG GCTGAAAATATCCAAAGTGGTTATGGTAGGAGACCTGTATGTTGGGAAAACCAGCCTTATCAACAG attttgTAAAGATAATTTTGACCGAGACTACAAAGCAACCATTGGAGTGGATTTTGAAATTGAACGTTTTGAAATAATCGGAATACCATATAATCTCCAGAT ATGGGACACAGCAGGTCAGGAAAAGTTCAAGTGCATTGCATCTGCTTACTACCGAGGAGCAGAAG TTATAATAACAGTGTTTGATCTGGCTGATATCCAGACTTTGGATCACACCAA acagTGGCTAGAAGATGCACTGAAGGAGAATGAGCCAGATTCCAGCTTCATCTTTCTAGTtggaacaaaaaaagatttggtG TCAGATGCTGTGTGTGAAAGGACAGAGCTAGATGCCATCCGCTTTGCAAATGAGATGCAGGCAGAATACTGGTCGGTTTCAGCCAAAACAG GGGAAAATGTCAAAGAGTTCTTCTCCCGAGTTGCTGCCTTGGCCTTTGAACAGTCCATGATAAAGGAGCTGGAGAAAACTGCTGGGCACATGACCCAGATTGGGGCAGGGGACCTCATCG aactggaaaagaaaacgATGGAAATCTCAGAAGGCAATGCTCAAGTCAGCCTGAACTGCTGCTAA